A region of the Streptomyces sp. NBC_00442 genome:
GAGCGGGCGGGCGGACGCGACGGTGCGGGTGATGGTGGTCGACGACCACCCGATGTGGCGCGACGCGGTCGCCCGCGACCTGGCCGCCGCCGGCTTCGACGTGGTCGCCACGGCCGGCGACGGACCGCAGGCGGTGCGCAGGGCCCAGGCCGTGGCGCCCGACGTCCTGGTCCTCGACCTCAACCTGCCGGGGATGCCCGGCGCGCAGGTCTGCAAGGAACTGGTCGCGGCCAACCCGGCGTTGAGGGTGCTGGTCCTCTCCGCGTCGGGCGAGCACGCCGATGTCCTGGAGGCGGTGAAGTCGGGCGCGCTCGGCTACCTCCTGAAGTCGGCGAGCACCGAGGAGCTGACCGACGCGGTGCGCCGTACGGCCGTCGGCGACCCGGTGTTCACACCGGGCCTCGCCGGTCTCGTCCTCGGCGAGTACCGCAGGCTCGCGAGCGACCCGGCGCCCGCCACCGCCGACGAGCCCAAGGCCCCCCGGCTCACCGAGCGCGAGACCGAGGTGCTGCGCCTGGTCGCCAAGGGCCTGAGCTACAAGCAGATCGCCGAACGCCTGGTGATCTCGCACCGCACCGTGCAGAACCACGTCCAGAACACCCTGGGCAAGCTCCAGCTGCACAACAGGGTGGAGCTCGTGCGCTACGCGATAGAGCGCGGCCTCGACAGCGTCGGCGACGGCTGAGGCTCGCGCCTCGTGAGCGCCGGCCTCGTGAGCGCCGCCCCCCCCGCGAGCGCCATCCCTCGTGAGGGTGAACGACGGGTCATCAACTCCCTTTCTTGTCCCATGAATTGACCTTTCACCCCATCCCGGAGTGACGTACGTCACCACTAGCGTGGACCGCGTACGTCACTCCCAGGTGAAGGGACCATTCCATGCGGGTCGGAGTACTGACCGGAGGCGGCGACTGCCCCGGGCTCAACGCGGTCATCCGGGGCATCGTCCGCAAGGGTGTGCAGGAGTACGGATACGAGTTCACCGGGTTCAAGGACGGCTGGCGCGGCCCACTGGAGGGCGCCACCGTCCCGTTGGACATCCCGGCGGTGCGCGGCATCCTGCCGCGCGGCGGCACCATC
Encoded here:
- a CDS encoding response regulator transcription factor, giving the protein MTEQQSGRADATVRVMVVDDHPMWRDAVARDLAAAGFDVVATAGDGPQAVRRAQAVAPDVLVLDLNLPGMPGAQVCKELVAANPALRVLVLSASGEHADVLEAVKSGALGYLLKSASTEELTDAVRRTAVGDPVFTPGLAGLVLGEYRRLASDPAPATADEPKAPRLTERETEVLRLVAKGLSYKQIAERLVISHRTVQNHVQNTLGKLQLHNRVELVRYAIERGLDSVGDG